GGGCCGACATTTTGAGAGAAGTCAAGGGAAAGCCCTTTTACTATCCCCCGAAGCCGCTGCTGGCACCCCCCGGGAACAGGGCCCAGGATAAGCACTGCGGGTACCACGAAGATCATGGCCACACCACGGAGAACTGCTTCTCTTTCAAAATGTTCATTGAAGATCATATCAAAAAGGGCAACATGAACCAGTACCTACAGAGAAGACTCGACGACAGAGATAAACCCTCTGGCGGCGGGAAACATGTGGTCAACATGATCCTTGGGGGAACCTCCTCCCCACCCCGGAATCCAGACGAGGGCAACAATGTCTTAATGATCCAGCCTGTTGAAGATGAACGCATATATTTCTCTAATGCCGATTATGAAGGCCTGGACCCCGAGCACAACCAAGCCCTGATCGTGACTCTCGACATTGCTGACAATGAGGTACAAAGAATTTTAGTTGATAATGGTTCCTCGGCTAACATTGTTTTCGAGCATACCCTAAACAGGATGAAGTTGGGGCACCTCCGCATGGATCTATGCCTCGAAGACCCCCTCTATGGTTTCGGGAACAGTATGATCCCGATCCGCGAGGTAATATACCTTCCCATGGTCTTTGGTACCGCCCCCGGCAGGCGTCTCACATCATGAAGTTCTACGTGATAAGTGTTGCATCCTCCTAGAACATGATCCTGGGAAGACCTACCATCACCAAGTTTCGGGCCATCCCGTCTACAATCCACCTGAAGCTAAAGTTTCCTACCCCGGGAGGCGTCGGAGAACTTAGGGGAGACCGAGGCACTTCGGGAAAATGCTATGGACAGGCGTTAGTCATGACCGAAACTGATCCCGAAAACAGGAAGAAGGCGACGACCTTACCCAAAGGCCAAAGCCGCAAGAAACATCGTGAACACTTTAGTAAAAGGCTAAAGTTGGACGTCAACATGATAGAGGATTCGGGATACAGCGTAACCAACGCCGATGCCCGAATACAGAAATTTGTGGAAATAAGAGAAAAAACCAAGGTAGAACCCGCCGCCCAAACGGCGGAGATAGAATTGGACCTCGGGAACCCCACCCGGAAGTTGAAAATTGGAAAAGGCCTAGAGACATCCTTCCAGGAAGAGCTCATATCGCTGTTAAGAGAATATGCGGATGTATTCGCATGAGCACCAGAAGATATGCCCGGGATCGATCAGTCAGTGGCAATGCACAGCCTGGATGTAGACCCGAGGAAAAAGCCGATCAAACAGAAAAGGGGAAATTTGCTCCCGAACGACAGCAAGCAATAGACGAGGAGATAAAAAAGCTGCTCAGGGCCGACATCATCTGCGAGATCAAGTATCCCGACTGGCTCGCCAACGTGGTGCTAGTCAAGAAGCcgaatggaaagtggagaatgtgtgtcGACCACACTAGCCTCAATGCTGCGTGCCCTAAAGATTCCTATCCCCTCCCAAATATTGACCAGCTAATCGACACGACTTCGGGCCACACCATGCTCAGCTTCATGGACGCCTTTTTGGGATACAACCAGGTTCGCATGAATCCCGAAGACATCGCCAAAACGGCCTTCATTACTCATAGGGCAGTTTACGCCTTCATCATGATGCCTTTCGGACACATACCAGAAAATGATGAACACAATTTTCAAGAGCCAGTTGAGGAGGAACATAGAATCTTATGTAGACGATATGATCTCCAAGTCACTCACCATCCCAGATCACATAAAAGACCTCAAGGAGTGTTTTGACAACCTGAGGAGGTACAACATGAAGCTGAATCCGGAGAAATGTGCATTCGGGGTACCTTCAGGCAAATTCCTGGGATTCTTGGTTAGCGAAAGAGGAATAGAAGCAAACCCGGAGAAAATCAACGCATCATAGAAATGAAGATACCTCAAACACAGAAGGACATCCAGAAGTTGGCAGGATGCCTAGCAGATCTGCGAAGATTTATCCCGAAGCTGGCGGAGAGATGTCTCCCATTCTTCGAGTTGCTAAAAGGTGCCCGGAACAAGAAGTTAGTGGATTGGACTCCAGAATGTCACACAGCTTTCGAGGAAATCAAGAGGCACCTGATGAAAACCCCGGTGCTTTCCAAAGCCAAGCCCGGAGAGCCTTTATCTCTCTACATCACCGCTGGCCCCAAAGCTGTCTCTTCGACACTGGTCCGGGAGGAAGGAGGAACGCAGAGCCCCGTCTACTATGTCAGCCAAGTCCTCAAGGACGCCGAGACTCGGTACCCAAACTTGGAAAAATTCGCCTTGGCCCTTGTACACTCTAGCAGGAAGCTAAGGCAGTACTTCCAAGGCCGAAAGATCAGAATGGTCACAGACCAGCCGCTCAGGAAGATCATCCACAATTCAGATGCCTCCGGAAGGTTGGTTAACTGGGTCATTGAATTAAGTCAATTCAACATCAAATTCGTGCCACGCACGGCAATAAAGGCCCAGGCCTTAGCCGAATTCGTGATGGAATGCACCTTCCCGAAGCGGAATCTACCCTCACCCCTAGAGATAACCCCGGAGGGAACCAACTCGGAAACGGATTCCTGGAAGCTCTATGTTGACGGATCATCCACGGCCGAAAGGTCCGTAGCGGGCCTCATCCTTATTAGCCCGGAGGGCTTTACCATTCAACAGGCAATAACTTTCGCTTTCAAGGCAACGAATAATCAGGTTGAATATGAAGCACTCATTGCCGGGCTCAAATTGGCAAAATCTCTTGGTATTTCAAAGATGACCGTCTACAGCGATTATCATATCGTGGTCAAGCAAACCAGCGGAGAATATATCGTGAAAGATCCAACACTGGCGCAGTACCAGACAATGGTACGGAACATCTTGGAAGCCACTCCCGATATCACCATATTTCAGATCAACAGGGAAGAGAACTCCAAAGCAGATGAGTTGTCCAAGCTCGTGCAGAATGTCTCGGACCTCGTTAGTTCAGTATACTTCGAAGAACTCAAAGTACCCAGCACAGAGCAAGCCGAGGTCCTGTGCATCGGGAGCCCAGACAATTGGATGACTCCCTACATAGCTTACTTAAGAGATGGGACGCTCCCGGAAGATCAGAACAAGGCCAGATACTTGAAACACAAAGCTGCTCGTTTCTTCCTGGAAGAGGGTCATCTATACAGAAGAACCTTTTCAGCACCTACCTTGAAATGTGTAGACCCTGAGGAGGCCAATTATTGCCTCCGAGAGGTTCATGAAGGCATCTGCGGAGACCACTTGGCAGCCAAAGCTCTAGCTTACAAAATCATCAGACAAAGGTATTACTGGCCCACAATACACTCTGACTCCGTCGCTTACGTCAAGAAGTGCCCCCAGTGCCAGAAATTCAGCAATGTTCCCAGACAAAGCCCCAGCCTGCCAGCATCGGTATTATCTCCTATCCCGTTCGCTGTGTGGGGCATAGATATCATGGGCCCCTTCCCCCGAGCAAAAGGCGACCTCCGCTATGTCCTGGTAGCCATTGATTACATGACAAAAGTGGGCAGAAGCTAAAGCCATGAGGACAATCAATCAACAAGATTGTATCAAGTTCATGGACGCGATCGTCATGAGGTTCAGGATCCCTATAGTCCTCATCTCCGACAATGGCCCGCAATTCGTCGAGTCCGAATTTGAAGCATATCTGAAAGAGCTCGGAATCAAGCACAAAAGAGCGTCGGTTGCGCACCCTCAGGGAAATGGACAGGTCGAAGTAACTAACAGAACCATACTTCGGGGCATGGAAAAAAGACTAGAAGAAACCAAGAAAACTTGGCCTGATGAGCTTCCAAAATCCTGTGGTCCTACAGAACCACCCCTAGAACGGGAACGAATGAGACCCCCTTCAAGCTTGCACACGGTACTGAAGCCCACATACCAATCGAAACCGGGTCCCCTTCCCAAAGGGTCGTCAACTTTGACGAGATCTCAAACATTGAAGGACTTAAGACCAACCTGGAACTCCTAGATGAGATAAGAGACGAAGCGGTAAGAAAGATGGAAGGCTACAAAGAAAAGACAAGACTATACTTTGGGAAGAAGGCCGGAATCAgagaatatgaagaaggagactTGGTACTCCGACACACCGAGGCCTCGGACCCAACCAATCAGGGAAAGCTCCAACCCAACTGGGAAGGCCCCTACAGGGTTAAAGAAGTACTCCGACCAGGAACTTACAAGTTAAGCTACCTCGGGGTGACCGAAGTCCCAAACTCTTGGCATGGAGCCCgcctaaggaaattctaccagtaAAGGTAGGGCGCACATTCCGGGATCTCCTCTACTTTTAGGCTATAGCAGCTTAATGTAATTTTTAACGTTTTCCCCGGAGTGTATTTTTGCTTTATCATGATTTAAATGAAAACTCCACATGGGGCACCCCATAGCTCAAGGTTATTCTATTATTGCTCGATCACTGTCGCCTTATTACTTAAAAAaatttattcagttaaaattttaaccCCTCCCGGGAACCATTgcacaacccatgtgtacttagaaaattttatccagttaaaattttaacaccttcccggggaccattacacaaaccatgtgtacttagaaaattttactCAACTAAAATTTAAAAACCCCCTCCTGGGGACCATTatacaaaccatgtgtactttaGAAAATTTTATCCAGTTAAAATTTTAACCCCTTCCtggggaccattacacaaaccatgtgtacttagaaaattttactCAGCTAAAATTTAAAAACCCCctcccggggaccattacacaaaccatgtgtactttaGAAAATTTTATCCAGTTAAAATTTtaaccccttcccggggaccgttgcacaacccatgtgtacttagaaaattttatctAGTTAAAATTTtaaccccttcccggggaccattacacaaaccatgtgtactttaGAAAATTTTATCCAGTTAAAATTTTtaaccccttcccggggaccattacacaaaccatgtgtacttagaaaattttatttagttaaaattttaaaccccttcccggggaccgTGACACGAACCACGTGTACTTAGAAAAGTTTCGATAAAAGAAAGCAAAACCAAATACGAAAGGGAAATATATTCACATACGTTCCCGAGGCAAACCAAGCCCCGAAGCAAATCCAAATAAAAGTCATACAGAAACCAAATAAACGAAGTCTAAAAGCCACAAGGGCCAAGTCTGAAACAACTGTAAATTACGaaaataaaattacaaggcaCAAAGCCTGGGTCTTCATTCCTCAGTTCTCGGGAGGAAGAGGAGTCTTCTCGCGGCCATCTTCGGGAGGCGGAGGCGGCTGCGTCCCGGAAGTACACGCCTCAGCAGCTCGGGCTTCTTCACGGCGGAGCTCTTCGGCAAGGCACAGATCTATGAATCTGTCCATGTCACCACCCGGATTCTCAGCCAGATAAGCAGAAGCAACGTCCCAGCAGATATTGACCTTCTCAAAGATCTTGTTGCTAAGCTCCTCGTAGTAAGCAGGAGTACCCCGGAAAGACTCCAGCACCTCCTCTGCCTTGGGCCTAGCAACAAGCTCCCTTTTCAGGTTCTCCACCTCCGCCCGGAGGGATCCAACCAACTGCTCCGCAGCCTCCCGAGACTTCACCGCCTCAGCAACAACTTGCTTATGCTCCCGAGACTCCTTCTCCTTCACCTCCCGGTACTTGGCGAAGTTTTCCTTCTCCTTACTTAGCTCCTTCAGTGCAGCCTTGTTCTTGGTCTCCCTTATGCGGAAGTTGTGGAGAATGGTGGAACAGCCGCTGATCCGAGCATTGGCCTGAAAACAAAACGACTAAGTACTAATGCAAGGGCAGAAATGAAAATGAAAAGGGAGCAGTCTTACCTCCGAAACATCCCGgacaagatgatcaaggaaggTATCCAGACCCTCTGTGGCATAGAAGTCAAAGTCAGCAGGGGTAGCATAATTGTCAAACATTTCATTCCGACGATCATCCAAGGTCATCCGGGCCAGGAGGTTCTTCAGTGCATCTTCCTCCACCAACTTTTGGCTCTCTTCCTCAGAAGGACCCGACCCAGAAACCCTCCTACGCTGGTGAGTCCCGGAACCACCAGCATCCTCAGCTGCGGCCTTCCTCTTACGAGGGTTCAACGATCCAACTTCCACCTCTTCCAGCTTAACTACCTCAACCTCCTCAGGCACCGGAACAGCAGGGGCAGTAACCACATGAGCGCTTTGCCTCACACTATTTCCCGAGGAACCAGCATCCCGGGTCTGGGAATCACTACCTCCATCAGCTGCTTTCTTCCCCGAATCCAAGTGAACAACACCACCAATCTTCTTGAACCTCCCGACCAAATCTTTGAATTGCTGCGACATAGCGTAATGGAAGGGATTAAGCAAGGGAAGATCTGCACAAGGAACAACAGTTATAAAAAGTAACAAGACAAAGATATACATCAGGAAAAGTACAAGGGAAAAACTACTAAtgtaaaacacttacaaccaacaTTATACAATATTTGATTATCTAAAAAGGTATCCCAGGTCCACAGGGCACCAAGAGCAACCACAAAGTTGTACATCTTCGCCAAGGCATCTCCACCGAGCCTCTCGGATGGGAACCTGCTATTTTTCAAAGTAGTTTTGTACAAAGGCATAAACTCCAGGTCCCAGCCCCGGACGAAGATGAACTCCTGGTGCCAGCCCCGGAGCGAGTTCAACATAAAGACGGAAGCCTTTTTGGCATCCGAAGGGAGCCCACAACCATCTATATTAAAGGTATAATCAAAAAGGGGAGGCAAGGTGgactttttaattttaaaaaggaAGTGGAAAAGCTTAAACGTGGGAAGATACTTCTTTACATGGCAGCAGGCCAAGAACCAGGAAACCCACTTAACAAAGTTCGGAGCTAGTTGGGTAAAGGGTATCCCGTACACTTCACGATACAGGGACTTGGTAAACTGATGAAGGTTGGGCCTCATGCTACGCAGATGCTCTAACGGAATCCCTACCCAACCACCAACAGGGCGGTGATAAACCCTCTCGTGAGGCTCGGGCCACCTCCACTCCATATCATCCCCGAAGTGAAAAACAGCCTTCACCACGTCATCTATCTGCTCAAAGGTGTACTCAGAGAGGTCGGGATGACGGGGAGCAGGAACATACCTGGTCCCGGGGCATTATAAAAAGTTGATCCATGCGGGCCCCATCATAAGGTTCTAAGCCCCCGGGCCTATAAGCAGTAGTAAGGTCCCTGAAATAGTAGTCATGGGGAGGACTATTCTCCCAGGTCTGAACAAAATAATGGTCTATGTCTATCCAGGACCCGTCCCTCCTACCCAAATTCTGCCCGGGGTTCAACAAGAAGGTAGGCAACTCCTCAACTATGGCTTGACGACGGGGAGGCATACTTTCTGGTTCCGGAGAAGAGTCACTCGAAGAATTTTCAGGAAATCCAAAGTGGGGACGGTCAGGTCTATATTTCAGGTTAGCTAATTGTTTCTTTCTACCCCTCCTAACCGTATAACCCCGGAGTCTATGCCATTTCgggaagaaaaaaaaagaatgaAACACAAAAACTACTCAGAAACAGTTAACCTCAAAATCATAACACCAAATTATATCAGGCAaactatacatacatatacacgCCTATAACACATGTTATGAACAATCAGGAAAGTAAAGATCAAACCCAGTTTTACATAGACTAAAACCCATATTCGCACACATGTGCATACCAAAACACAAGCCCAGATTCACTGCAAACATCAACTATTTCTTCGCAAATAAAAGCTATAAATCTAAACAAACAACCTGTTCGACTCACCAAAACTCGACGCAACAAGGATAAACAAATTCAGATACTTGGGTACACATGCATTATAAAAGCTCAAACTACAAGCACTCGCTAAACAATCACGAAGAAACAAAAAGAAGAACGAAGATAAGTTCGAGAACTTACAAGAAATCAGGAGAATAAACCGGCTTCAAAAAGCAAAGGAGCTCCCAAATTCGACTTGAAGAAAAATGGCAGAAAGATTTTGTGTTTGCAGTTGCGTAAAGAGAAAAGAAATGAGAAGGGCGGAGTATTTATATGCACAAAAGGAGAGTTAACCCACTCAACTACCCCGCGATCCGGTCCGTTGATCGAAGACACGTGACACAATCCTGAGCGTCCAGAAAATAATCGCTGCAGTTAATGATTACATCGCTGTAATTATTTAACAGGCACGACTTTTGAGGCAAAAAAGGGGGAAAAACTGCAACGTTTCGTGCATATACATATACTTACACATACATTCGTGCAAGGAGCTCAACTGCCGCCTGACACCCCGGAAAAAGCGCTAAAGTACTGCCCACCTGTCATACCCGCACcaaggcctacccaaacacaaccctgGGGACTTatacccaacaacaccccggggttaggggccacaaatcaaaggaaaaatgacaaaatttttccaagtgccaaaaaccaaaaggcctacccaaacacaaccccggggacttgtacccaataacaccccggggttaggggccacaaatcaaaggaaaaatgacaaaaattttccaagtgccaaaaaccaaaaggcctacccaaacacaaccccggggacttgtacccgAAAATACCCCGGGGTTAGTGGCCACAATTCAAAGGAAAAATGACAAAATGTTTCCCAGGGCCAAGAACCAAGGGCCCTACCCGAACACCACCCTGGGGACTTGTACCCAACGTCATCCCGGGGTCAGGGGACAAATCAAAGGTGTAAAATTTTTTCCAAAACTACTCCCCCATCCGGGAAAatccgcataagggagtgggaggCAAATGATAGACCAGAAGTAATCAGGCCCAAATAAAGGAACAGAGGCCCAAAAGAGAAAACACTCCAGGCCCAAGCCAGGGTGGTCCCCGGTGCCACATGGCACGGGACAAAAGAGTCAACTGTCTCATGTTACCCAAAATGGAACAATTGCATCTCAGCCATTCACGGGTAATCATCCCAAGACAACTCTGATGGAGAAAGGACACCTGACCACACAGACCATCTGGATCATCCAACCTATCACCAACCAAGAAGGGTCAAAGGCCaggatgaagaggtacaaaccccAAAAACCCTAAATCTTGGAACCTATAAAAAGGCCCCAAAAAGAGGGTTTTAGGGGTTGGAAAACATTTGACTGctacacatatatacacacacccTCGCATATTTTTGAATAACTccttcttccctcttcttcttcttcttcttcttcttcttcttcttcttcttcttcttcttcttcttcttcttcttcttcttcttcttcttcttcttcttcttcttcttcttcttcttcttcttcttcttcttcttcttcttcttcttcttcttcttcttcttcttcttcttcttcttcttcttcttcttcttcttcttcctcttcttcctcttcttcttcttcctcttcctcttcttcctcttcttcttcttcttcttcttcttcttcttcttcttcttcttcttcttcttcttcttcttcttcttcttcttcttcttcttcttcttcttcttcttcttcttcttcttcttcttcttcttcttcttcttcttcttcttcttcttcttcttcttcttcttcttcttcttcttcttcttcttcttcttcttcttcttcttcttcttcttcttcttcttcttcttcttcttcttcttcttcttcttcttcttcttcttcttcttcttcaagaaagcccatttcttattctcacaccggagttTCCGCGGGATACaaccccctccggttctgttttgcagaGACCCCTACCTAGCAGGTTAAACGCACCCCAACCGCTACAGAAGCCGGGTCCCAGCGCGTGTGAGAAAGGAGAAGACCTGGGAAGAAACCGAGTTATCAAGCTACACCCTAGTATGTTAGAAAATCCAAAGGGAATTAATAATCTTGGTTGGGACACCTTGTTATAAAAAATTAATCCAAAAAACTTCAAAATGTACACAAGCAtcataataatttgataatttaatccataaatatTAGTTATCTAAAAAACGTTACATGGGCATGACCCGTATCAACCAGTGAAATAGACACTCGGTGGGTTTATAAATTTGTAAATAGTATATTTTAATCATATCATATAATATTTTTAcgtagttatatatatatatatagataattCTTAATATTGTGGAGTTTGATCAAGAATCAAAAAATTGTTTGGATTTGCATCTTGCGATATGcgtaataattttttataattttttagttctagtattgattttgaaaaaaaatattttacacTTAAATGTCATCGTACTTTTAagtatattttatttatattggtatttcaattttgaattctaataatttaatattattattattaccacatttcttcctaatttttatgttttataggatTAATGTGATCTAAACTTTTTAAAAGGCAAACTGCAATTTTCCTTGATTTTTATAAGATTCATGGGCTCTAAAAGTTTTAAAAGAAAACTGCTTTTACAAAACAAAATACATATAATACTTatacttaaatataaattaaatttgttctttattttctaaaataaaatttaaaattttctattatcaaatattttaaatcaaattatttcttgaatcatatatatatataatacttttaatatTGGTTAATATCATTTAAGAAAATATTGGTTGCTTTTCAAAATAAAAgttaattttcttttatttatatttttttcttatatTATGGAGTTTGATCAAAAATTGCAACATTGGTGTTTGCATCTTGTcaatatttcaaaattattttgttcgtaatgattttgaaaaaacctttacatttctttgtctttgtgatattacttttaaatttattttattggTTTATTTTTCAATTTGAATTATAGTAGTTTTatgattattatta
The sequence above is drawn from the Apium graveolens cultivar Ventura chromosome 2, ASM990537v1, whole genome shotgun sequence genome and encodes:
- the LOC141690350 gene encoding uncharacterized protein LOC141690350: MKIPQTQKDIQKLAGCLADLRRFIPKLAERCLPFFELLKGARNKKLVDWTPECHTAFEEIKRHLMKTPVLSKAKPGEPLSLYITAGPKAVSSTLVREEGGTQSPVYYVSQVLKDAETRYPNLEKFALALVHSSRKLRQYFQGRKIRMVTDQPLRKIIHNSDASGRLVNWVIELSQFNIKFVPRTAIKAQALAEFVMECTFPKRNLPSPLEITPEGTNSETDSWKLYVDGSSTAERSVAGLILISPEGFTIQQAITFAFKATNNQVEYEALIAGLKLAKSLGISKMTVYSDYHIVVKQTSGEYIVKDPTLAQYQTMVRNILEATPDITIFQINREENSKADELSKLVQNVSDLVSSVYFEELKVPSTEQAEVLCIGSPDNWMTPYIAYLRDGTLPEDQNKARYLKHKAARFFLEEGHLYRRTFSAPTLKCVDPEEANYCLREVHEGICGDHLAAKALAYKIIRQRYYWPTIHSDSVAYVKKCPQCQKFSNVPRQSPSLPASVLSPIPFAVWGIDIMGPFPRAKGDLRYVLVAIDYMTKVGRS